A single region of the Vicia villosa cultivar HV-30 ecotype Madison, WI linkage group LG4, Vvil1.0, whole genome shotgun sequence genome encodes:
- the LOC131597468 gene encoding uncharacterized protein LOC131597468, with translation MAHLRRCPNFTYHPKCARLHISNICFADELLLFARGDEASIQTMMHIFQQFSEATSLKANPTKCKAYFGGTCNPEKRRILTATSFKEGELPFKYLGVPLSSRRLSINQCQPLIDKVLNRIQHWSAKLLSYAGRQQLVKSVLLTISGYWMQVFPIPKKVITAINSICKNFLWSGKATSRKALVAWGECLRP, from the coding sequence ATGGCGCACCTCCGTAGATGCCCGAATTTTACTTATCACCCTAAATGTGCTAGACTTCATATAAGTAATATTTGTTTTGCAGATGAATTATTACTTTTTGCTAGAGGGGATGAAGCTTCTATTCAAACTATGATGCATATTTTCCAGCAGTTTTCAGAGGCAACAAGTTTGAAAGCTAATCCTACAAAGTGTAAGGCGTATTTTGGTGGTACGTGTAATCCGGAAAAGCGGAGAATATTGACAGCAACTAGTTTTAAGGAGGGAGAGCTACCTTTCAAGTACCTTGGAGTACCTCTCTCGAGTAGAAGACTGTCTATCAATCAATGTCAGCCTCTAATTGATAAAGTGTTGAACAGGATCCAACATTGGTCTGCTAAGTTGCTTAGCTATGCTGGGAGACAACAATTGGTCAAAAGTGTTTTGCTAACGATTTCAGGCTATTGGATGCAGGTTTTCCCCATTCCAAAAAAAGTGATTACTGCCATTAATTCAATTTGCAAGAATTTTCTCTGGTCCGGAAAAGCGACTAGTAGGAAAGCGCTAGTAGCTTGGGGAGAGTGTCTGCGACCCTAA